A single Candidatus Rubidus massiliensis DNA region contains:
- a CDS encoding DNA polymerase III subunit chi, translating to MVHVQFLRISTNQEKLIRICQLVTDHFNKKEKIILFAPNEEVAKYVDLLLWRLPEDGFLPHIYSDKPSNNFIQITTLQENLNQASFCLNLCPGIGIIMKEFTVIYDILDGTHESKFQLSQRRQQEYVKQHLTCHVI from the coding sequence ATGGTGCATGTTCAATTTTTAAGGATTTCTACTAATCAAGAAAAGTTGATTCGCATATGTCAATTAGTGACAGATCATTTCAATAAAAAAGAAAAAATTATCCTATTCGCTCCCAATGAAGAAGTGGCGAAATATGTCGATTTATTATTATGGCGTTTGCCAGAAGATGGCTTTTTACCCCATATCTATAGTGACAAACCGTCCAATAATTTTATCCAAATAACAACTTTACAAGAAAATTTAAACCAAGCTTCTTTTTGTTTAAATTTATGCCCCGGTATCGGCATTATTATGAAAGAATTTACTGTAATATACGATATATTAGATGGCACCCATGAAAGTAAATTTCAATTGTCTCAAAGAAGACAACAAGAATATGTCAAACAACATTTGACTTGCCATGTGATATAA
- a CDS encoding hypothetical protein (putative conserved protein): protein MKKYIKTGLLLLLPLLITFAIVRLVVNVCTNPFLKPIQSFLGQYSFFQTSHLFFSSAQFIAIASKALIIIFLLTTIFFLGYLANWFFFRQILKISDYLILHLPFIKKIYKPLQDATNSLFGSDKKSFSKVVLVPFPNERALSIGLISNEDATKTSDPSFQEQISIFVPGIPNPSVGFMLLFKREELIDLDMTIEEAFKFLVSCGMLDIPLKNKSL from the coding sequence ATGAAAAAGTATATAAAAACGGGTCTACTATTATTACTCCCCTTACTGATTACTTTTGCAATCGTTCGTTTAGTAGTAAATGTTTGCACCAATCCTTTTCTTAAACCGATTCAATCTTTTTTAGGACAATATTCTTTTTTTCAAACTTCCCATTTGTTTTTTTCTTCTGCGCAGTTTATTGCAATAGCTAGTAAAGCCCTCATTATTATTTTTCTTTTAACTACGATCTTTTTTTTAGGCTATTTAGCAAATTGGTTTTTCTTTCGACAAATTTTAAAAATTAGTGACTATCTTATTCTCCATCTCCCCTTTATAAAAAAAATTTATAAACCCTTGCAAGATGCCACCAATTCTTTATTTGGTTCTGATAAAAAATCTTTTTCTAAAGTCGTCTTAGTTCCTTTTCCAAATGAAAGAGCATTAAGTATAGGGTTAATCAGCAATGAAGATGCCACAAAAACATCAGACCCTTCTTTTCAAGAACAGATTTCCATTTTTGTACCAGGTATTCCTAATCCTTCAGTTGGATTCATGCTCCTTTTTAAAAGGGAAGAGTTAATCGATCTTGATATGACAATAGAAGAAGCTTTTAAATTTTTAGTCTCTTGTGGCATGCTTGATATCCCATTAAAAAATAAATCTTTATAG
- a CDS encoding hypothetical protein (putative conserved protein) — MKKTFITGLVILLPLALTVAILLFLFNLLTQPFAGIIAFLLEKYNFFANGIFLLNKAQTHQVISQLMVLFSLFGITVALGVFARWFFVNYILLLGEKIFTQIPLVSPIYRTCKDVIKTIFKSKSKSFKQVVMVRFPNENTWAIGLVTKEEVQATDTNGTRSFVAVFVPTTPNPTSGFLLLLPQEDLVYLDMSVEDAFKYIISCGVIVSPLREIELNRLKVQEESGVL; from the coding sequence ATGAAAAAAACATTTATTACAGGCCTTGTTATACTGCTTCCACTAGCTCTAACAGTTGCCATTCTTTTATTTTTGTTTAATTTACTCACCCAACCCTTTGCTGGAATTATAGCTTTTCTATTAGAAAAATATAATTTTTTTGCAAATGGCATATTTTTATTGAATAAAGCACAAACTCACCAGGTAATTAGTCAGTTAATGGTTTTATTTTCGTTGTTTGGAATCACAGTAGCTTTGGGTGTTTTTGCTCGCTGGTTTTTTGTAAATTATATCTTGCTTTTAGGGGAAAAAATATTTACTCAAATTCCTCTTGTTAGTCCCATCTACCGCACGTGCAAGGATGTTATTAAAACGATTTTTAAAAGCAAAAGTAAGTCTTTTAAGCAAGTGGTTATGGTACGGTTCCCCAATGAAAATACATGGGCTATCGGACTTGTAACAAAAGAAGAAGTACAAGCGACTGATACAAATGGCACAAGAAGTTTTGTGGCAGTATTTGTTCCAACAACACCGAATCCAACTTCTGGTTTTTTACTCCTTCTACCCCAAGAAGATTTAGTTTATTTGGATATGAGTGTTGAAGATGCTTTTAAATATATCATTTCCTGTGGTGTTATCGTTTCCCCTTTACGTGAAATTGAACTTAATCGCTTGAAGGTGCAAGAAGAATCTGGTGTATTATGA
- a CDS encoding 3-methyladenine DNA glycosylase, translated as MILPPSYYQNPDVLWVSQDLLGKFLMTKFNGILTGGMIVETEAYKGPEDRASHAYNMRRTKRNEVMYWRGGYSYVYLCYGIHYIFNIITNTEDVPHGVMLRSIEPIVGIDHILKRRNKQKLDHSVGRGPGSSTQALGITTAHNGESLQGPLIWIEDRNVPIPKEQIIALPRIGIDYAKEDALLPWRYKIAGNPYASPR; from the coding sequence ATGATACTTCCGCCAAGTTACTATCAAAATCCTGATGTTTTATGGGTAAGTCAAGACCTGTTAGGAAAATTCCTCATGACAAAATTTAATGGAATACTAACAGGTGGTATGATTGTAGAAACAGAAGCTTATAAAGGACCTGAAGATCGCGCTTCTCATGCTTATAATATGCGACGCACAAAAAGAAATGAAGTGATGTATTGGCGAGGCGGATACTCTTATGTTTATTTGTGTTATGGTATTCATTACATTTTTAACATAATCACTAATACAGAAGATGTTCCCCACGGAGTTATGTTAAGGTCAATCGAGCCAATTGTAGGAATTGATCACATTTTAAAAAGAAGAAACAAACAAAAGCTCGATCATTCTGTTGGAAGGGGTCCAGGTTCTAGCACCCAAGCGTTAGGAATTACAACCGCTCATAATGGCGAAAGTTTGCAGGGACCCTTAATTTGGATTGAAGATCGAAACGTGCCAATCCCTAAAGAACAGATTATTGCTTTACCAAGAATTGGCATAGATTATGCTAAAGAAGATGCCCTACTCCCCTGGCGTTACAAAATTGCAGGAAACCCGTACGCCTCTCCACGTTAA
- the rnr_2 gene encoding Ribonuclease R, giving the protein MGKKKDVKLEGEETPKAKKRKKTKTKPDKLFNNLFKVTLQYVQGKSYTPSSSQELMEKLRLLESHSDIFNEILDQLIEKKIITFSNGKYLNKPTDKIIVGTLKIHPRGFGFLQTEDSSYDEEVFIPKQFTHNAVDGDLVEVIVNPIVSEKGPEGKVVTILKRGRTHLAGIIRTVEPWAEIVAYAPLLGNSKKVLVQNSEIVDLKVGDRVVMEVLEWGDKDSDTRCRVSHYIGHISDPSVDVKAAIEEFELRSDFSQHTIEEALEMGTKVPLSEIKNREDLRTLECFTIDPDTAKDFDDAVSLYKDDKGYHLGVHIADVSFYVRPGSALDKEAFDRCNSTYFPGTVVPMLPSVLSDNLCSLKPKVNRLTVSIFVDFDPQGNQIDYRITRSVIKSAKRFTYKEAKAVLDGKKQSKFKSSLELMVELCGHLKRKRYERGSIEFSLPELVVIVDEKGVPQKTDYIEYDITHQLIEEFMLKANEVVATHLSTHGKELTYRVHDVPAEENLKDFSTLALAFGFDLSPIPTPAELQTLFDEALHTPYGEYLATSYIRRMRLAIYSPDNIGHYGLGLTHYCHFTSPIRRYVDLVVHRILFEKESDRETLEVIASKCSEQERTSAKAEMSVVTLKKLRLLDSYHKADPNRQYDAIITRVKPFGMSFEIIDFLLEGFLHISEIEDDFYIFEEANNILRGRRNGAIYRPGDKITVILKKVNFILQESEWHFVAKIESEVDLNRKKIHNNKKKHKKEQRNTERSRSKNSFKGFKSKKRKR; this is encoded by the coding sequence ATGGGCAAAAAAAAAGATGTAAAGCTTGAAGGAGAAGAAACTCCAAAAGCTAAAAAAAGAAAAAAAACAAAAACCAAACCAGATAAGCTTTTTAATAATCTCTTCAAAGTCACCTTGCAGTACGTACAAGGTAAATCGTACACTCCCTCCTCAAGTCAAGAATTAATGGAAAAGCTTCGTTTATTAGAAAGTCATAGCGACATCTTTAATGAGATTTTAGACCAATTGATTGAAAAGAAAATTATCACATTTTCTAACGGCAAATATCTGAATAAACCAACTGACAAAATTATCGTTGGTACATTAAAAATTCATCCAAGAGGTTTTGGATTCTTACAAACTGAGGATAGTTCTTATGATGAAGAAGTATTTATACCAAAGCAGTTTACGCATAACGCGGTCGACGGTGATTTAGTAGAAGTCATTGTAAACCCTATAGTTTCTGAAAAAGGACCTGAAGGAAAAGTTGTTACTATTTTAAAAAGAGGACGTACCCATTTAGCTGGCATCATTCGGACAGTCGAGCCTTGGGCTGAAATTGTGGCTTATGCCCCACTACTTGGAAATTCTAAAAAAGTTCTCGTCCAAAATAGTGAAATTGTAGATTTAAAAGTCGGTGATCGAGTGGTAATGGAAGTTTTGGAATGGGGCGATAAAGACTCTGATACAAGATGTAGAGTTTCCCATTATATCGGACACATCTCTGATCCTTCGGTGGATGTAAAAGCTGCTATTGAAGAGTTTGAACTAAGATCCGATTTTTCCCAACACACCATTGAAGAAGCTTTAGAAATGGGAACGAAAGTCCCTTTAAGTGAGATCAAAAATAGGGAAGATTTAAGAACTCTTGAATGCTTTACGATAGATCCTGATACTGCAAAAGATTTTGATGATGCTGTAAGTCTTTACAAAGATGATAAAGGTTATCATTTGGGAGTGCATATAGCAGACGTTTCTTTTTATGTTCGACCAGGAAGTGCTTTAGATAAAGAAGCCTTTGACAGATGCAATTCAACTTATTTCCCAGGAACAGTAGTTCCAATGCTTCCTTCCGTTTTATCCGACAATCTATGTAGCTTAAAACCTAAAGTTAATCGTTTAACTGTTTCTATATTTGTTGATTTTGACCCGCAAGGCAATCAAATTGATTACCGAATCACAAGATCAGTCATTAAAAGTGCGAAACGATTTACCTACAAGGAAGCTAAAGCTGTTTTAGATGGCAAAAAACAAAGTAAATTTAAATCTTCACTCGAATTAATGGTTGAATTATGTGGTCATTTAAAACGTAAACGGTATGAAAGAGGAAGTATTGAATTTTCTCTGCCTGAACTTGTCGTTATTGTTGATGAAAAGGGTGTGCCACAAAAAACCGATTATATTGAATATGACATTACGCACCAGTTAATTGAAGAATTTATGCTTAAAGCCAATGAGGTTGTAGCTACACATCTTTCAACTCACGGAAAAGAATTGACCTATCGTGTGCATGATGTTCCAGCTGAAGAAAATTTAAAAGATTTTTCAACTCTTGCTTTAGCCTTTGGTTTTGATTTATCGCCAATACCGACCCCTGCTGAATTGCAAACTTTATTTGACGAAGCTCTACATACGCCTTATGGTGAGTATTTGGCAACAAGTTATATTCGCCGAATGCGTTTGGCAATTTATTCTCCCGATAATATTGGGCACTATGGTCTTGGACTTACCCACTATTGCCACTTTACAAGCCCAATTCGTCGTTATGTTGACTTAGTCGTTCACCGCATCCTTTTTGAAAAAGAAAGTGATCGAGAAACATTGGAAGTTATCGCTAGTAAATGTTCTGAACAGGAACGAACAAGCGCCAAAGCTGAAATGAGTGTTGTAACTCTTAAAAAATTACGTTTATTAGACTCTTATCACAAAGCGGACCCAAATCGTCAATATGATGCCATTATTACACGTGTTAAACCCTTTGGGATGAGCTTTGAGATAATTGATTTTCTTTTAGAAGGTTTTTTGCATATTTCTGAAATTGAAGATGATTTTTACATTTTCGAAGAAGCCAATAACATACTAAGAGGAAGACGAAACGGCGCTATTTATAGACCGGGTGACAAAATCACTGTCATATTGAAGAAAGTTAATTTTATTCTCCAGGAGAGTGAATGGCATTTCGTTGCAAAAATTGAATCTGAAGTTGATTTGAATCGAAAAAAAATTCACAATAACAAAAAAAAGCATAAAAAAGAGCAAAGAAATACTGAGAGAAGTCGCAGCAAAAATTCTTTTAAAGGTTTTAAGTCAAAAAAACGTAAAAGATAA
- the leuS gene encoding Leucine--tRNA ligase: MKYNHKQIEAKWQDHWNENKTYKVEIDHTKPKYYVLDMFPYPSGAGLHVGHLIGYTATDILARYKRQKGFNVLHPIGWDSFGLPAEQYAIRTGTHPAVTTKKNIDNFRRQLQSLGYCYDWDREFATSDPSYYKWTQWIFTKLYEKGLAYEAEMLVNYCPHLGTVLANEEVENGKSKEGGYPVERKPLRQWVLKITAYADQLIQDLDLVDWPESLKKLQINWIGKSEGASVDFLISNSSHKIQVFTTRPDTLFGATYLVLAPEHPLVDLITTDAQKKQVDDYKIATSAKSDIDRADLNNKTGVFTGSYAVNPVNGEKVPVWISDYVLMGYGTGAIMAVPAHDERDFAFAKTFALPIRSVYKPQHETDENLQKIESGEICWPGDGICINSSNDTLSLNGKSMEEAIQEMTKWLESKGLGKKTISYKLRDWLFSRQRYWGEPFPIYHFEDGTVRVLDVDELPLTLPEVHQFKPTGDGQSPLAQAKEWVFTVDPKTGKQVRRETNTMPNWAGSCWYYLRFCDPSNDNEAWSKEAEQYWGPVDLYVGGVEHAVLHLLYSRFWHKVLYDCGLVSTKEPFQALRNQGLMVARSYMSSSGLYVSYEDVEEKNGKYYDRTTGEELKSQIDKMSKSKLNGLPPDQIIEEFGADALRLYEMFLGPLEKEKVWNTDAVTGCKRFLDRFFDVVTSEKLVDTQDEEANKLGHRLIDQVGKDTENLQFNTAIAKMMQFMNDFTKLSHYPRNVVMMAVQALFPYAPHIASEMWQMLGFTTSLENTPYPQADDKYLHDSVVTYVVQVNGKLRGRFDYPIDQKEEEITLLAKKDPNVQKFIEGKTIQKIVFVPNKLLNIVVS, translated from the coding sequence ATGAAATATAACCATAAACAAATAGAAGCAAAGTGGCAAGACCACTGGAATGAAAATAAGACCTACAAAGTCGAGATTGATCATACAAAACCAAAATATTATGTCCTTGATATGTTTCCATATCCATCAGGGGCAGGTCTTCACGTTGGGCATTTAATCGGTTATACAGCAACAGATATCTTGGCTCGCTATAAAAGACAAAAAGGATTTAATGTTTTGCATCCAATAGGGTGGGATAGTTTTGGGTTGCCAGCAGAGCAATACGCTATTCGAACCGGAACTCATCCTGCCGTTACAACCAAAAAAAATATTGATAATTTCCGACGACAGTTACAATCTTTAGGCTATTGTTATGATTGGGACAGAGAATTTGCAACAAGCGATCCAAGTTATTACAAATGGACCCAATGGATTTTTACAAAATTGTATGAGAAAGGGCTCGCTTACGAAGCTGAAATGTTAGTGAATTATTGTCCTCATTTAGGGACAGTTTTAGCAAATGAGGAAGTTGAAAACGGAAAATCTAAAGAAGGTGGTTATCCGGTAGAGCGTAAACCTTTACGCCAATGGGTATTAAAAATTACTGCCTATGCAGATCAATTAATACAAGACTTGGATCTAGTTGATTGGCCCGAAAGTTTAAAAAAGTTACAAATTAATTGGATTGGAAAAAGTGAAGGCGCGAGCGTTGACTTTTTAATTAGTAATAGTTCTCATAAGATCCAAGTATTTACAACACGTCCAGATACTCTTTTTGGAGCAACCTATTTGGTATTAGCGCCAGAACATCCGTTAGTTGATCTTATTACCACAGATGCTCAGAAAAAACAGGTAGATGATTATAAAATTGCAACGAGTGCAAAAAGCGATATTGATCGTGCCGATCTAAATAATAAAACTGGGGTTTTTACCGGATCTTACGCCGTTAACCCGGTTAACGGAGAAAAAGTCCCTGTTTGGATCTCTGATTATGTTTTAATGGGTTATGGCACAGGCGCAATAATGGCCGTTCCAGCTCATGATGAAAGAGATTTTGCTTTTGCCAAAACATTTGCTTTGCCCATTCGCTCAGTTTATAAACCTCAGCACGAAACGGATGAAAATTTGCAAAAGATAGAGTCAGGCGAAATTTGCTGGCCAGGCGATGGAATTTGTATCAATAGCTCTAATGACACCCTTTCTTTAAATGGAAAGAGTATGGAAGAAGCTATTCAAGAAATGACAAAGTGGCTTGAAAGTAAAGGTCTTGGTAAAAAAACTATCAGTTATAAATTACGAGATTGGTTGTTTTCTCGCCAAAGATACTGGGGTGAACCATTTCCAATTTACCATTTCGAAGATGGAACTGTAAGAGTGCTTGATGTGGATGAATTGCCTTTAACTCTACCCGAAGTTCACCAATTTAAACCAACAGGTGATGGTCAAAGTCCATTAGCTCAAGCGAAAGAATGGGTCTTTACAGTAGATCCAAAAACTGGAAAACAAGTGAGAAGAGAAACGAATACCATGCCTAATTGGGCAGGGTCTTGTTGGTATTACTTACGTTTTTGTGACCCAAGCAATGACAACGAAGCTTGGAGCAAAGAAGCTGAGCAATATTGGGGACCTGTCGATCTATATGTCGGTGGCGTTGAGCATGCGGTACTTCACTTACTATACTCCCGTTTTTGGCATAAAGTTTTATATGATTGTGGACTTGTTAGTACAAAAGAGCCATTTCAAGCTTTAAGAAACCAAGGATTAATGGTGGCTCGCTCTTATATGAGTAGCTCAGGACTTTATGTTTCCTATGAAGATGTAGAAGAGAAAAATGGTAAATATTATGATCGCACTACTGGGGAAGAGCTTAAAAGTCAAATCGACAAGATGTCTAAATCTAAATTAAATGGATTACCGCCAGATCAAATTATCGAAGAATTTGGCGCTGATGCCTTACGTTTGTATGAAATGTTTTTAGGTCCTTTAGAAAAAGAAAAAGTATGGAATACAGACGCAGTTACAGGTTGTAAGAGATTTTTGGATCGCTTTTTTGACGTTGTAACTTCTGAAAAATTAGTAGACACACAAGATGAAGAAGCAAATAAGTTAGGGCATCGTCTCATTGATCAAGTGGGAAAAGATACAGAAAATCTACAATTTAATACGGCCATTGCAAAAATGATGCAATTTATGAATGATTTCACAAAGTTGTCTCATTACCCAAGAAATGTAGTAATGATGGCTGTCCAAGCATTATTTCCCTATGCGCCTCACATAGCAAGCGAAATGTGGCAAATGCTAGGTTTTACAACAAGTTTAGAAAATACACCTTATCCTCAAGCTGACGATAAATATTTGCATGATTCAGTTGTGACCTACGTAGTGCAAGTCAATGGAAAGTTAAGAGGTCGTTTTGATTATCCTATTGACCAAAAGGAAGAAGAAATCACTCTCTTAGCAAAAAAAGATCCGAATGTTCAAAAGTTTATTGAAGGCAAAACAATTCAAAAAATTGTTTTTGTACCAAATAAGTTACTAAATATTGTTGTTAGCTAA
- a CDS encoding ribonuclease Z, protein MIKNDKNEIVWNLSSYDFVEEEKETIPDTANPSLWRQLKLLRKAGLFKVVDGIYQVRSADLSNMTIIEGNSGLIIIDPLLSKETAKTAIELYYANRPKKEIKAVIYTHSHADHFGGVKGVISQADVDAKKVQVIAPYGFTESALDENILAGNVMSRRASYMYGSLLKPGPEGQLSAGLGLTTSSGEITLILPTHLITKTGEEMTIDGVKIVFLMAPGSEAPSEMLFFFPDFKALAAAEDATHTMHNLYTLRGAKVRDARAWASYLNQAIEMFGAEVKVVFAQHHWPKWGNARVIDFIEKQRDMYKYIHDQSLRLANEGF, encoded by the coding sequence GTGATAAAAAATGATAAAAATGAAATTGTTTGGAATTTATCCTCATATGATTTTGTTGAAGAAGAAAAAGAAACAATTCCCGATACAGCAAATCCTAGTTTATGGCGTCAATTAAAATTATTGCGAAAAGCTGGCCTGTTTAAGGTTGTAGATGGCATTTATCAAGTCCGAAGCGCTGATTTGTCTAACATGACTATTATAGAAGGAAATAGTGGATTAATTATCATCGACCCACTGTTATCAAAAGAAACGGCCAAAACAGCTATAGAACTTTATTATGCCAATCGCCCCAAAAAAGAAATTAAAGCGGTAATTTATACCCATAGTCATGCCGATCATTTTGGTGGAGTAAAGGGAGTTATTTCTCAAGCAGATGTGGATGCAAAAAAAGTACAAGTTATTGCACCATATGGTTTTACAGAATCAGCTTTAGATGAAAATATTTTGGCTGGAAATGTTATGTCAAGAAGAGCCTCCTACATGTATGGATCTTTGTTAAAACCAGGCCCAGAAGGGCAGTTGTCCGCAGGACTTGGTTTGACAACATCTAGCGGAGAAATCACCCTAATCCTTCCCACTCATTTGATCACAAAGACTGGAGAAGAAATGACTATTGATGGAGTCAAAATTGTTTTTTTAATGGCTCCAGGTTCTGAAGCGCCATCCGAAATGCTGTTTTTCTTTCCAGATTTTAAGGCCCTAGCCGCAGCTGAAGATGCTACTCATACCATGCATAATTTATATACCTTACGAGGAGCAAAGGTACGTGACGCAAGAGCTTGGGCCAGTTATTTAAACCAAGCAATTGAAATGTTTGGTGCTGAAGTTAAAGTTGTTTTTGCGCAACATCATTGGCCAAAATGGGGGAATGCTCGTGTAATAGATTTTATCGAAAAGCAACGCGATATGTATAAATACATTCATGATCAAAGCTTACGCTTAGCTAATGAAGGTTTTTAA